In Terriglobales bacterium, the sequence GCCGAACGTGTCGCACGCCAGGATATGGATTTGATTGTCTCGCAGACGCGTAAGGTCGATCTGCAATACTGGGAAACCTACTACGCGCATCTGCTGCGCACGCTCAACGTGACCGACATTTCGTTGCGCTTGGAGTTGGTTAACCTCGCCCGCACTTCGTCGAACTGGAGGCGCATGCCTCCGGGAACGATCGAAGTACTAGAGTCGATGAAGCGGAAATATCGCTTGGGCGTGATCTCCAATTCTGACGGACACATGGCCGAAAGGCTTGCAACGGTTGGCCTCGGAAAATACTTCGAGCATGTGATCGATTCCGGCAACGTTGGATACGAGAAACCCGCGCCGCAAATCTTTCAGGCAGCACTCGCAGCTATGTCTGTTGCGGCCGACCGTGCGCTGTACCTTGGGGACATATATTCGATCGACTATCTGGGAGCGCAAAAGGCCGGTATGCGCGCGATCCTAATGGACATCGCGGGAGTGTACGCGATGAGGAACGAGCCGAGAATTGAATCCCTCGATCAACTCACAGAGGCGATTTCGAAAATCTAGCAAAGGCCCATGATCGCACCACCGATGTCTACCAAACTCTGCACACCTGAGCCGCTGCCTTAGTCATTGGCTGCCCGGCCTTACAAGAGAATGCCTGCGTAAAGTCAGGCATATTCACGACGACGCCGTTGATGCGATACCTGGCTGGCGAGTGCGGATCAGTGAGCGCGCGCAGCCGCGCGTCTTCCGGACGCGTGTTCTCGCATGCCCATTGTGCAAAGCCGACAAAGAATCGCTGGTCGGGAGTTAGGTCATCGGCTGCCTGGAGATTCTTGTCTTTCGTTGCGTCTTTCCACGCGTTGTAAGCGAGGATCTCCCCTCCCAGATCGGCGACGTCTTCGCCTAGTGTGAGCTTGCCATTGATGTGTACATCGTCAACGACTACATACTTCGAATACTGGTCTTCGACGCATTGGGTGCGCTGCGTGAACTTCTCTGCGTCT encodes:
- a CDS encoding HAD family hydrolase, which produces MPIEVVFFDVGNTLLFPDHEKTLAPLWNRGIRPTEAQLFAAERVARQDMDLIVSQTRKVDLQYWETYYAHLLRTLNVTDISLRLELVNLARTSSNWRRMPPGTIEVLESMKRKYRLGVISNSDGHMAERLATVGLGKYFEHVIDSGNVGYEKPAPQIFQAALAAMSVAADRALYLGDIYSIDYLGAQKAGMRAILMDIAGVYAMRNEPRIESLDQLTEAISKI